In Stenotrophomonas sp. 610A2, one DNA window encodes the following:
- a CDS encoding SPOR domain-containing protein, which produces MLTRLLIVLLAILNVGVALWWMAPRAEPVAAAPRPEPGVASLEVLPSPAADAAIAVAPAAAEAAPAVATDAAALTPVPAAATAAKPAEVPPVATAAVETRPTEAKPAEVKPPAVVQCASLGPYATQAQAQAALTALGADAARPRLREVPGKAASSYRVLIAPAASREEAQATAKRIVEAGFSDYFVVSQGEEANAVALGQYRNREGAERRLASLTAAGFPAKLATSGTEIAASWWVDTATAGAATPASLKQRAAAAQQQSLDCARLR; this is translated from the coding sequence ATGCTGACCCGCCTCCTTATCGTCCTGCTGGCCATCCTCAATGTTGGTGTCGCGCTGTGGTGGATGGCACCACGCGCTGAACCGGTCGCCGCTGCACCACGCCCCGAACCTGGCGTTGCCAGCCTGGAAGTGCTGCCTTCGCCTGCTGCGGACGCCGCCATTGCTGTTGCACCGGCTGCTGCCGAGGCCGCACCCGCAGTGGCAACGGATGCTGCTGCGCTCACGCCGGTGCCAGCCGCAGCCACTGCTGCCAAGCCAGCAGAAGTGCCGCCCGTTGCCACCGCAGCAGTAGAAACCAGGCCCACCGAAGCCAAGCCCGCCGAGGTGAAACCACCTGCCGTCGTGCAGTGCGCCAGTCTTGGTCCTTACGCTACCCAGGCGCAGGCACAGGCGGCGCTGACCGCGCTGGGCGCCGACGCGGCACGCCCGCGCCTGCGGGAAGTACCCGGCAAGGCTGCCAGCAGCTACCGGGTGCTGATCGCCCCGGCCGCCTCGCGCGAGGAAGCCCAGGCCACCGCCAAGCGCATCGTCGAGGCCGGTTTCAGCGATTACTTCGTTGTCTCCCAGGGTGAGGAGGCCAATGCCGTCGCGCTGGGCCAATACCGGAACCGTGAAGGTGCCGAGCGCCGCCTGGCCAGCCTGACCGCCGCCGGCTTCCCGGCCAAACTGGCCACCAGCGGCACCGAAATCGCCGCCAGCTGGTGGGTGGACACCGCCACCGCCGGTGCCGCCACCCCGGCCAGCTTGAAGCAGCGTGCAGCTGCCGCCCAACAACAGTCGTTGGATTGCGCGCGTCTGCGGTAG
- a CDS encoding tyrosine-type recombinase/integrase — protein sequence MGAKQLTDMAARNAKAKDKPYKLAAGAGLYLHVMPNGARYWRMKYRWDGKEKLLAIGVYPEVSLKEAGEARDEARAKLRAGRDPSEHKQLSKLTSKLSVDTRFQAIAMEWLESRGDLAQSTREKAAWMLETYAFPWLGKRQINEIGTAEVLAVLRRLEAQEKIESTQRLRQICGQVFRYAVATGRLDRDPTSALRGALKTAKNRHYASITDPAKVGELMRAIDGYTGQLVTQCALRFAPLVFTRPGELRKAEWEEFDLAAKQWNIPGAKMKMGVAHVVPLSKQAVAVLEELRPVTGNGRYVFPSVRSSRDPMSENTVNAALRRLGYGTDDMTGHGFRSMASTLLHEMGWTSDAIERQLAHSERNPIKAAYNRAEHLPERRKMMQAWADYLDKLKGKGQPHLKLVG from the coding sequence ATGGGTGCTAAGCAATTGACAGATATGGCCGCGCGCAACGCGAAGGCAAAGGACAAGCCCTACAAGCTGGCGGCAGGGGCAGGCCTCTACCTGCACGTGATGCCCAACGGGGCTAGATACTGGCGGATGAAGTACCGCTGGGATGGTAAGGAGAAACTACTGGCGATTGGGGTATACCCCGAGGTTTCGTTGAAGGAAGCTGGAGAAGCCCGGGATGAGGCTAGGGCGAAGCTTCGTGCGGGACGTGATCCCTCCGAGCACAAACAATTGAGCAAGCTCACGTCCAAGCTGTCAGTGGATACCCGTTTCCAGGCGATAGCCATGGAATGGCTAGAGTCCCGGGGGGACTTGGCGCAGTCAACGCGGGAGAAGGCAGCATGGATGCTTGAGACCTATGCCTTTCCTTGGTTGGGCAAGAGGCAGATCAACGAGATTGGCACTGCTGAGGTATTGGCGGTGCTGCGCAGATTAGAGGCTCAGGAAAAGATCGAGTCCACGCAACGTCTTCGCCAGATCTGTGGGCAGGTCTTTCGCTACGCCGTGGCCACCGGAAGGTTGGATCGTGACCCGACCAGTGCTCTTCGTGGTGCTTTGAAGACGGCGAAGAATAGGCACTACGCGTCAATCACCGATCCGGCGAAGGTTGGTGAGCTGATGCGGGCAATTGATGGGTATACGGGGCAGCTCGTCACGCAGTGTGCGCTCCGCTTTGCTCCCCTGGTCTTCACTCGTCCGGGGGAGCTGCGTAAGGCGGAATGGGAGGAATTCGATCTTGCTGCGAAGCAATGGAACATCCCTGGAGCGAAAATGAAGATGGGGGTAGCTCACGTTGTCCCGCTTTCCAAGCAGGCAGTTGCAGTACTTGAGGAACTGCGACCGGTCACGGGGAATGGACGCTACGTGTTTCCGTCCGTTCGGAGTTCAAGGGATCCAATGAGCGAGAACACAGTCAATGCAGCTCTTCGTCGCCTGGGCTACGGGACTGACGATATGACCGGGCATGGCTTCCGAAGCATGGCATCCACTTTGCTTCATGAGATGGGATGGACATCAGATGCGATCGAAAGACAGCTTGCTCACTCTGAAAGAAATCCCATTAAGGCTGCCTACAATCGAGCGGAACACTTGCCTGAGCGCAGGAAGATGATGCAGGCGTGGGCAGACTACCTGGATAAGCTGAAGGGGAAGGGTCAGCCGCACCTAAAGTTGGTGGGCTGA
- a CDS encoding DUF2971 domain-containing protein: MRRINLRLLPTNKCAEHGVIGVFPCAFPGCTNGVCEEEFEEISLIAGSKPGRWKRRKWHSPLGSAYYSWESSTLPTWFQTTRIFWDEARRLQLVPNFFPTTVYHYTSLEGFVGIVSNRSVWMTEYAYLNDRREVRYGLDLVLEAVNALLDTETDESVGNLLSTWKEQLGSDRKRIYITSFSGEGDSLSQWRAYGPIAIGFPVQSLSLHVNQSLLQAVEYDPTTQKKLVEIYAHHLVSAFQADLEGNRLERIPDVYHKIDKLVELATLFKDPAFRSENEYRLTFIDMPELFEELGVESPRRSFRAARGRLIPFIPSTQILPSEHRDFPLEISEVVLGPESDDLLEQGVREFLDENGLKQVQVRRSLVPLRS, translated from the coding sequence ATGCGCCGTATCAATTTGCGTCTGTTACCCACTAATAAGTGTGCCGAGCACGGCGTCATCGGCGTGTTTCCTTGTGCATTCCCTGGATGCACCAATGGAGTCTGTGAGGAAGAATTTGAGGAAATCTCTCTGATTGCAGGCAGCAAGCCAGGTCGATGGAAGAGACGAAAGTGGCATTCTCCGCTGGGTAGCGCCTACTACAGCTGGGAAAGCAGCACTCTACCGACCTGGTTTCAAACAACTCGAATCTTTTGGGATGAGGCTAGACGACTGCAGCTAGTTCCTAATTTCTTTCCGACCACGGTCTACCATTACACCTCACTGGAAGGTTTTGTCGGCATCGTGAGTAACCGATCCGTCTGGATGACCGAGTACGCTTACTTGAATGATCGTCGTGAGGTGCGCTATGGACTGGACCTTGTCCTTGAGGCCGTGAACGCCTTACTTGATACTGAAACCGACGAAAGTGTCGGCAATCTCCTCTCGACGTGGAAGGAGCAGCTCGGCAGTGACAGAAAGAGAATTTACATTACCTCATTCTCGGGCGAGGGTGACAGCCTTAGTCAGTGGCGTGCGTACGGTCCTATTGCCATTGGATTCCCAGTGCAATCTCTATCGCTGCATGTAAATCAGAGTTTGCTTCAAGCAGTTGAGTACGACCCAACCACTCAGAAGAAGCTGGTGGAAATCTATGCTCACCACCTTGTTTCCGCGTTTCAAGCGGACTTGGAGGGGAATAGACTCGAACGCATTCCTGACGTGTATCACAAGATAGATAAATTGGTTGAACTTGCGACTCTCTTCAAAGATCCAGCCTTCCGATCCGAAAACGAGTATCGACTCACGTTCATTGACATGCCTGAGCTCTTTGAAGAGCTCGGAGTAGAAAGCCCTAGACGCTCTTTTCGGGCTGCGCGCGGCAGACTCATTCCTTTCATCCCTTCGACGCAGATTCTCCCATCCGAGCATCGTGACTTCCCATTGGAAATCTCTGAAGTAGTGCTTGGTCCAGAGAGCGATGATTTGCTAGAACAAGGTGTACGAGAATTTCTCGACGAGAACGGACTGAAGCAGGTACAGGTTCGTAGATCATTGGTACCTTTGCGCTCATAA
- a CDS encoding DUF4145 domain-containing protein — translation MLIDCHICAAKVDAELLCEHSDLDFFATKTFFLKCPSCDSAIVAESQEDFVDSKTVWSRPVRVYPRPKRALGSDIPPIVRNSIDEAEKCMQSGAHLAATAMCGRSLEAICRYYRTKDSYLGGGLKELRDKGVIDSRLYQWSEELRDQRNNAAHATDTEISAQDANDVMTFTYAIIDYVFLLAQKFEQFQKRKNDRAAKKKTVAPPAKA, via the coding sequence GTGCTGATTGATTGCCATATCTGCGCAGCAAAAGTTGACGCTGAGTTGCTGTGTGAGCACAGCGACCTCGATTTCTTTGCGACAAAGACTTTCTTCCTTAAGTGTCCATCCTGCGACTCAGCCATAGTGGCTGAGTCTCAGGAGGATTTTGTAGATAGCAAGACCGTTTGGTCTCGCCCAGTCAGGGTTTACCCCCGACCCAAGCGCGCCTTGGGGTCAGACATTCCACCCATCGTGCGCAACTCAATCGATGAGGCCGAGAAATGCATGCAATCTGGCGCGCATCTCGCCGCCACTGCTATGTGTGGCCGCTCTCTTGAGGCCATATGTCGTTACTACAGAACGAAAGACAGTTATTTGGGGGGTGGGCTCAAGGAGCTTCGTGACAAGGGAGTCATTGACTCGCGGTTGTACCAGTGGAGCGAGGAGCTTAGAGACCAACGCAACAACGCTGCGCACGCAACAGATACAGAAATCAGTGCCCAAGATGCCAACGACGTAATGACGTTCACGTATGCGATCATTGACTATGTCTTCCTGCTCGCGCAGAAGTTCGAGCAGTTTCAGAAGCGCAAGAATGATCGGGCTGCAAAGAAGAAGACCGTTGCCCCACCGGCTAAGGCCTAA
- a CDS encoding DEAD/DEAH box helicase produces the protein MDVDVDFYRDNVVYRSWADHTLNFAVEGPANEFAGFRKPQRAAAFAVFSHLDSDPEVPGIVVMPTGTGKTDTIFAIIIAGRLRRTLLIVPSDALRTQIGDRLESLQRLRAINAISDDVLSPIVHRIDGRDAAVDVQAIEASNVTIATPAALAQLDDNELEAFAAHFSHLIFDEAHHVAAMTWGRVRNAFGSKPATYFTATPFRLDQQRLEGKIIFNYSLSQAQRDNYFQKIDFFPVREYVASEIDRTIAAKAVELLNSDLEAGFDHILMARCAKISKANRIIEVYRELGPQFEPVVIHSKSNRTKERDLERIRSRQSRIVVCVDMFGEGFDLPELKIAAIHDQHQSPAVTLQFIGRLTRTDTRLGTAKFVANIANQRADSPMKRLFEESADWSLIIREVSTERIGRELQRQEFESKFEGDSEGAKIAALNPAPNISCLAYRLTRSNWRPRAVRSLGSPGETLHLHSVSDDESIVMAVSHETTPIDWARSESIYGSTWNLYIAYYRQSDSTLFISCTGDERQTSRFQALVAPSARRINGDDVFRVMYGINRLKLQNVGLSRSGRDVRFTMHVGQDVNRVMDDLESGRSIKSNIFGVGHADGESTTAGCSAKGKLWKMDSGAIDDWVRWCDVVASKINNSAIDTNAILRNVMRAEKLSGRWPDGVFFADWPDALGVETEGRCAITINGESYPLLGTKLGQPVKESDDTLAIALSAVSHNGDERALTTIRIHLESDGYRYSSDRATLLIGSKEHDLNDYLDRERMRFLQADGSILIGNYRYFTPATLNVRLPAALLSTWNWGGTNIHRESMTHPLDFDSVQGFTLQKIIDSYDIIFNDDGAGEIADLVAIREAPDHIAVDLYHCKYCGSGQQPGARVDDAYVVAGQASRSAKWLHKGPALFQRLLDRYSAGEGSGAQRLLKGTPSQIDILRLKARDIEMRMGFFIVQPAFSAASVTDSVMTVLGTSYMYLRDIADVDLRVIASP, from the coding sequence ATGGATGTTGATGTCGATTTTTACCGCGATAACGTGGTTTACCGTAGTTGGGCCGACCACACCCTAAATTTTGCTGTCGAAGGGCCAGCCAATGAGTTCGCTGGATTTCGGAAACCCCAACGCGCTGCTGCGTTTGCTGTCTTTTCCCATCTCGATTCCGATCCCGAAGTGCCAGGGATCGTTGTTATGCCTACCGGCACGGGAAAAACGGACACAATCTTCGCAATCATCATAGCGGGGCGGCTCCGGCGCACACTGCTGATCGTGCCATCCGATGCGCTTCGCACCCAGATAGGTGATCGATTGGAAAGCTTGCAGCGCCTAAGGGCGATCAATGCAATTTCCGACGACGTTCTTTCACCGATTGTCCATCGCATCGATGGTCGCGATGCTGCAGTCGACGTGCAAGCCATCGAAGCCTCCAACGTCACCATCGCGACGCCTGCCGCGTTGGCCCAACTAGATGACAACGAACTGGAAGCCTTTGCTGCGCACTTCAGTCACCTCATCTTTGACGAGGCTCACCACGTTGCCGCCATGACATGGGGGCGCGTTAGAAATGCTTTCGGCTCCAAACCAGCCACCTACTTCACTGCGACGCCGTTCCGCCTCGACCAGCAACGGCTGGAAGGCAAAATCATCTTCAACTATAGCCTGAGCCAAGCGCAGCGAGACAACTACTTCCAGAAGATTGACTTCTTCCCTGTTCGTGAATACGTAGCCAGCGAGATTGATCGGACTATTGCAGCCAAAGCTGTTGAGCTGCTAAACAGCGATCTAGAAGCAGGTTTCGATCACATTCTCATGGCGCGATGCGCCAAGATATCTAAGGCAAACCGGATCATAGAGGTCTACCGTGAACTAGGTCCGCAATTTGAGCCAGTTGTCATCCACAGCAAGAGCAATAGAACGAAGGAACGGGATCTAGAGCGCATACGAAGCCGGCAAAGTCGTATCGTGGTTTGCGTCGATATGTTCGGCGAGGGCTTTGACTTGCCCGAGCTAAAGATCGCCGCAATCCACGATCAACATCAAAGCCCAGCGGTCACACTGCAGTTTATTGGTCGCCTGACTCGAACGGACACGCGGCTTGGAACCGCAAAGTTCGTCGCCAACATCGCTAACCAGCGTGCGGACAGCCCCATGAAGCGACTCTTTGAAGAAAGCGCGGACTGGAGTTTGATCATTCGTGAAGTCAGCACTGAGCGCATCGGACGGGAGCTGCAGCGCCAGGAATTTGAATCAAAATTCGAAGGCGATTCTGAGGGAGCAAAGATTGCGGCTCTCAATCCAGCACCAAACATCAGCTGCCTCGCCTACCGCCTGACGAGATCGAACTGGCGTCCCCGTGCCGTAAGAAGCCTAGGATCGCCCGGCGAGACGCTTCATTTGCACTCGGTGAGCGACGACGAATCGATTGTAATGGCTGTTTCGCATGAGACCACTCCCATTGACTGGGCGAGAAGCGAGTCTATCTATGGCTCGACTTGGAACCTATATATCGCCTACTACCGGCAAAGCGATTCAACCCTCTTCATCTCCTGCACTGGGGACGAACGGCAGACCTCGCGCTTTCAGGCCCTTGTTGCACCGTCGGCACGTCGCATCAATGGCGACGACGTCTTTCGTGTCATGTATGGGATTAACCGACTGAAGCTACAGAACGTTGGCCTTAGCAGATCTGGTCGTGACGTGCGGTTTACCATGCACGTCGGACAAGACGTCAACCGCGTCATGGACGATCTTGAGAGTGGCCGCTCTATCAAGTCCAACATTTTCGGCGTTGGACACGCAGACGGTGAGAGCACTACCGCTGGCTGTTCGGCCAAGGGCAAGCTCTGGAAGATGGATTCCGGCGCCATTGACGATTGGGTACGTTGGTGTGATGTCGTCGCCTCGAAGATCAACAACTCCGCAATCGATACAAACGCCATCCTTCGAAACGTCATGCGAGCGGAGAAGCTAAGCGGCCGTTGGCCGGACGGAGTTTTCTTCGCCGACTGGCCGGATGCGCTAGGTGTCGAAACCGAAGGCCGGTGCGCGATCACCATCAACGGTGAATCCTATCCATTGCTGGGCACCAAACTGGGACAGCCGGTCAAGGAAAGTGATGACACCCTAGCCATTGCGTTGTCGGCCGTTTCGCACAATGGCGACGAACGGGCTCTGACAACCATTCGGATCCACCTTGAGAGTGATGGCTACCGCTATTCGAGTGACCGCGCCACTCTGCTTATTGGCAGCAAAGAGCATGATCTCAATGACTACCTGGATCGCGAGCGCATGCGATTCCTACAGGCCGACGGCTCCATCCTAATTGGCAATTATCGCTACTTCACCCCCGCCACGCTTAATGTTCGGCTGCCGGCCGCTCTTCTATCGACCTGGAATTGGGGAGGCACCAATATCCATAGGGAGTCGATGACCCATCCATTGGACTTCGATTCGGTCCAAGGCTTCACACTTCAGAAGATCATCGATAGCTACGACATCATCTTCAACGATGACGGCGCCGGTGAAATTGCTGACCTTGTCGCGATCCGGGAAGCACCCGATCACATCGCGGTGGATCTCTACCATTGCAAATACTGCGGTAGCGGTCAACAGCCGGGAGCGCGTGTGGACGATGCGTATGTGGTAGCTGGGCAGGCAAGTAGGTCAGCAAAATGGCTCCATAAAGGCCCCGCGCTCTTCCAACGCCTGCTAGATCGTTATAGCGCGGGCGAAGGTAGTGGTGCCCAACGACTGCTGAAAGGCACGCCGTCGCAGATCGACATCTTGAGGCTCAAAGCGCGAGATATTGAAATGCGAATGGGGTTCTTCATTGTGCAGCCTGCATTTTCTGCCGCTAGTGTTACGGACAGTGTCATGACTGTGCTTGGTACTAGTTACATGTATCTGCGTGATATTGCGGACGTCGACTTGCGCGTGATTGCTAGCCCTTGA
- a CDS encoding DUF932 domain-containing protein: MHHVETMAYAGQVPWHGIGSQLAPGQSIEVWRDRAGMDWSLEEAEVRFAADAEDQYPLRAFPGQKVLYRSDTKRPLAVVSKRYQVVQPREILEFYRDLTRYSGFELETAGVLRGGRKFWALARTGQGVALKGQDQVNGYLLLATACDGTLATTAQFTSVRVVCNNTLQIAVGDRTGAIKVPHRSAFDADRVKSQLGIAIEGWHGFVERMRILCETPVDPDSVDGVLRNLLTYSAAQNGKVIVNEQAVAKVRALYDGQGRGARLKTSKGTAFGLLNSITEFVDHHRRAQSTENRLDAAWFGQGALLKQKAWRELLGEAA; the protein is encoded by the coding sequence ATGCATCACGTAGAAACCATGGCCTATGCAGGCCAAGTCCCATGGCATGGCATCGGAAGCCAGCTGGCTCCAGGGCAATCCATTGAAGTGTGGCGCGATCGTGCCGGCATGGATTGGTCCTTGGAGGAGGCCGAAGTGCGATTCGCCGCCGATGCTGAAGATCAGTATCCGCTTCGGGCATTCCCCGGGCAGAAGGTGCTTTATCGCTCTGACACCAAGCGACCGCTGGCCGTGGTGTCCAAGCGCTATCAAGTAGTTCAGCCGCGGGAGATCCTTGAGTTCTACCGCGACCTGACGCGGTACAGCGGCTTTGAGCTGGAGACGGCAGGCGTGCTTCGTGGAGGGCGGAAGTTCTGGGCATTGGCCCGTACGGGGCAGGGTGTGGCCCTGAAGGGCCAGGATCAGGTAAATGGCTATCTTCTTCTGGCTACGGCCTGTGACGGAACGCTGGCTACCACCGCCCAGTTCACCTCAGTTCGCGTGGTGTGTAACAACACCCTGCAGATCGCTGTTGGGGATCGAACCGGAGCCATCAAGGTCCCGCACCGCAGTGCCTTCGATGCTGACAGGGTCAAAAGCCAGTTGGGTATTGCTATTGAGGGCTGGCATGGCTTCGTGGAGCGGATGCGCATCCTCTGTGAGACACCAGTGGACCCTGATTCGGTTGATGGCGTGCTGCGAAATTTGCTCACGTATTCAGCGGCTCAGAATGGAAAAGTCATCGTGAACGAGCAGGCTGTAGCCAAGGTGCGGGCGCTGTATGACGGACAGGGTAGGGGGGCTAGATTGAAGACCAGCAAGGGCACGGCGTTTGGCTTGCTCAACAGCATTACCGAATTCGTGGACCATCATCGGCGGGCGCAGAGTACGGAGAACCGCTTGGATGCGGCCTGGTTCGGCCAAGGGGCATTGCTCAAGCAGAAGGCTTGGAGGGAACTGCTAGGGGAAGCCGCATGA
- a CDS encoding type III pantothenate kinase: MSDWLFDLGNSRFKFAPLQGDRAGSVQAWAHGAEAITASALDALPQGDTAWVASVASAALTAEVMQILQSRFSTVYVAKTLPQCAGVTVAYARPEKFGVDRFLGLLAVVPARQSVLVVGVGTALTIDLIDADGLHRGGRIGASPTVMREALHARAVQLPATGGDYAEFANDTADALASGCDGAAAALVERSLRQAQQLLGSEPVLVLHGGGALPLLPLLPDADYRPALVLDGLARWAVHHGACAG, encoded by the coding sequence ATGAGCGATTGGTTGTTTGATCTGGGCAATTCGCGTTTCAAATTTGCGCCACTGCAAGGCGACCGCGCCGGCAGCGTGCAGGCCTGGGCACATGGCGCGGAGGCGATCACCGCCAGTGCCTTGGATGCCCTGCCGCAAGGCGATACCGCGTGGGTCGCAAGCGTTGCATCGGCAGCGCTGACTGCCGAGGTCATGCAGATTCTGCAAAGTCGCTTCAGCACGGTGTACGTTGCCAAAACCCTGCCGCAGTGTGCTGGCGTAACCGTGGCCTATGCGCGCCCGGAGAAGTTTGGCGTGGACCGTTTCCTCGGATTGCTGGCAGTCGTGCCCGCCCGGCAATCGGTGCTGGTGGTCGGTGTTGGCACCGCGCTGACCATCGACCTGATCGATGCCGATGGCCTGCACCGTGGCGGCCGTATCGGCGCCTCGCCAACGGTGATGCGTGAAGCCCTGCATGCGCGCGCTGTGCAGTTGCCGGCCACGGGTGGCGACTACGCCGAGTTCGCCAATGACACGGCTGATGCGTTGGCTTCCGGCTGTGATGGTGCCGCAGCGGCGCTGGTCGAACGCAGCCTGCGCCAGGCACAGCAGTTGCTCGGCAGCGAGCCGGTGTTGGTGCTACACGGCGGCGGTGCATTGCCCTTGTTGCCACTGCTGCCCGATGCCGATTACCGGCCTGCGCTGGTGCTGGACGGGCTGGCGCGCTGGGCAGTTCACCACGGCGCGTGCGCCGGGTAG
- the birA gene encoding bifunctional biotin--[acetyl-CoA-carboxylase] ligase/biotin operon repressor BirA has protein sequence MDDRQLLAKLGAGALSGDALARELGLTRAAVWKRIQGLRAAGVVIEGRAGDGYRLAQALELLDPEQIRAGLPAAVLPLLSELEIGWTLSSTNTELLQRSAPERGTAVLLAERQTGGRGRRGRHWASPLAAHIYLSLSRGFGGGLSRMGGLSLAVGVAVVEALHGLGFSHAGLKWPNDVVVDGHKLGGLLVEGGGEFAGPARAVIGLGLNVRMPQATAADIGQPWTDLDTLAGAEVSRNTVVAALLASLLPALEQFEQQGLAPFLPRYATMDVLQGRAVRVEEAGVLHDGVACGLAEDGALRVNIDGRETCFHAGEVSVRAA, from the coding sequence GTGGATGACCGCCAATTGCTGGCCAAGCTGGGAGCCGGGGCGTTGTCCGGCGACGCGCTGGCGCGCGAGCTGGGGCTGACCCGGGCGGCCGTCTGGAAGCGAATTCAAGGACTTCGCGCTGCGGGCGTGGTGATTGAAGGCCGCGCTGGCGACGGTTACCGGCTGGCCCAGGCGCTGGAACTGCTGGACCCGGAACAGATCCGCGCGGGCCTGCCGGCAGCGGTGCTGCCACTGCTGTCCGAGCTGGAAATAGGCTGGACACTGAGCTCCACCAACACCGAATTGCTGCAGCGCAGCGCGCCTGAGCGCGGAACGGCGGTGCTGCTGGCCGAACGCCAGACCGGTGGTCGCGGCCGTCGTGGCCGGCATTGGGCCTCACCGCTGGCCGCCCACATCTATCTTTCGCTGTCGCGCGGCTTTGGCGGCGGGCTGTCGCGGATGGGCGGGCTGAGTCTGGCGGTAGGCGTGGCGGTGGTCGAAGCCCTGCACGGGCTGGGTTTCAGCCATGCCGGGTTGAAGTGGCCGAACGACGTGGTCGTGGACGGGCACAAGCTCGGCGGCCTGCTGGTGGAAGGCGGTGGCGAGTTCGCCGGGCCGGCGCGGGCGGTGATCGGGCTGGGCTTGAACGTGCGCATGCCGCAGGCGACCGCCGCCGACATTGGCCAGCCCTGGACCGATCTGGACACGCTGGCCGGCGCCGAGGTGTCGCGCAATACCGTGGTTGCGGCCTTGCTTGCCTCGTTGCTGCCGGCGCTTGAGCAGTTCGAGCAGCAAGGTTTGGCCCCGTTCCTGCCGCGCTACGCGACCATGGATGTGTTGCAGGGCCGTGCGGTGCGGGTGGAAGAAGCCGGTGTGCTGCACGATGGCGTGGCCTGCGGGCTGGCCGAGGACGGCGCACTGCGGGTGAATATTGATGGGCGGGAAACCTGTTTCCATGCCGGCGAAGTCAGCGTGAGGGCGGCATGA
- a CDS encoding helix-turn-helix domain-containing protein has translation MPAPSIPKSVFGRRLRAARLEAGLSQADLGAVLGLEDSNSAAPRISRYELGLRDPDPETAEALAKALGVPVAYFHATSDVLAEVILLVARLPASRQQAVLNLIKGYAEGKSPPAG, from the coding sequence ATGCCTGCTCCGTCCATTCCAAAATCCGTCTTTGGTCGTCGCCTACGCGCGGCCCGACTGGAAGCTGGGTTGAGTCAAGCTGACTTGGGGGCCGTCTTGGGCTTGGAAGATTCCAATAGCGCCGCACCACGTATCTCGCGCTACGAGTTGGGGTTACGAGATCCTGATCCCGAAACCGCTGAAGCATTGGCCAAGGCGCTCGGCGTTCCTGTTGCTTACTTCCACGCCACATCTGACGTCTTGGCAGAAGTCATCCTTCTGGTCGCGCGTCTTCCAGCATCAAGACAACAAGCCGTTCTGAACTTGATCAAGGGCTACGCAGAAGGCAAGTCCCCTCCTGCGGGCTAG
- a CDS encoding JAB domain-containing protein, with the protein MNVSLQKQRLEELPGGLNERDSFVLSQALEILERRAMVSGLLLGDPDVAGRFFRLRLGHEIREHFEVAFLDARNRLIAVERLFSGSIDGAEIHPRIVVQRALALNAAAVLLAHNHPSGHCEPSEADRAITRRLKEVLAMVEVRVVDHLVVSASQGTSMAQLGQI; encoded by the coding sequence ATGAATGTCTCGCTGCAGAAGCAGCGCCTGGAAGAGCTACCTGGCGGCTTGAACGAACGTGACAGCTTCGTCCTCTCCCAGGCATTGGAAATCCTAGAGAGAAGAGCAATGGTCAGTGGCCTCCTATTGGGAGATCCGGATGTTGCCGGCAGGTTCTTCCGCCTGCGTCTAGGGCATGAGATCCGCGAGCACTTCGAGGTGGCGTTCCTCGATGCCCGCAACCGCCTGATCGCCGTAGAAAGGTTGTTCTCAGGCTCGATAGATGGTGCTGAGATCCATCCCCGGATTGTCGTCCAACGTGCCTTGGCCCTGAACGCAGCAGCGGTCCTACTGGCTCACAACCACCCGAGCGGGCATTGCGAGCCATCAGAAGCGGATCGAGCCATCACCAGGCGATTGAAGGAAGTACTGGCGATGGTGGAGGTGAGGGTCGTCGACCATCTTGTGGTGTCGGCGAGCCAAGGCACCTCAATGGCTCAGCTCGGGCAGATCTAA